The following proteins are co-located in the Vicia villosa cultivar HV-30 ecotype Madison, WI unplaced genomic scaffold, Vvil1.0 ctg.000327F_1_1, whole genome shotgun sequence genome:
- the LOC131626874 gene encoding paired amphipathic helix protein Sin3-like 3 — protein MAKSVKNIKESGTRNPITSLDAHMYLKEIKDAFKDEKYKYKVFLRAMKDFNLRRIDIVGVMERVEKLFQRHTELLLKFNNFLPDGFEIKPSPKKPNFPVMNKEDADKYLDKVKTRFQHQPYVYDSFVDMMIMYKNKDKSLEEIYEMVASLFKDHHDLVDGFTNFLL, from the exons atggctaagagtgttaag aaTATTAAGGAATCAGGTACAAGGAATCCAATAACTAGTCTTGATGCACATATGTATCTGAAAGAAATAAAGGATGCATTTAAAGATGAGAAGTACAAGTACAAAGTATTTTTAAGGGCCATGAAAGATTTCAATTTAAGAAG AATTGATATTGTAGGTGTGATGGAAAGAGTGGAGAAATTGTTTCAAAGGCATAcagaattattattaaaatttaataacttTTTGCCAGATGGATTTGAAATCAAACCTTCACCAAAGAAGCCAAATTTTCCAGTAATGAATAAAGAAGATGCTGACAAATATTTGGACAAGGTGAAG ACTCGGTTTCAACATCAACCATATGTATATGATTCATTTGTAGACATGATGATCATGTATAAAAACAAAGATAAGAGTCTCGAGGAGATTTATGAAATG GTTGCTTCACTTTTTAAAGATCATCATGATCTTGTCGATGGATTTACAAATTTTCTTCTATAA